TGTGAGTAGTCGCCCGTTCGGTATGCGTATTTGTCATCCATATCGTAAGGGATTCCGATTTCGGAGATCAGACACGGGAAATTTCCAATCTTGGCAAGACCCTCCTTTCGCAAGAACCGCAGCTGGTCACGCAGACAATTACGAATGGCAGACTCGCCGACTCGAAGACCCAGAACAATGGAAGGATACTTGCCTCGCAGAATACCGACTACATCGACGTTGTACAGCCGGTTCCACTTTTTGTTCATCAGCGTCAGGCCGTCGTAGTAATGCGGCGAGTACACGATTCGCTTATCGTTGAACTCGGGGTGGTTGACGAGATCCGGTGGCACTTGCATGACTGGGGCCTGCATGAGAACCAGCCAGTCCTTGTTGACCTGACGGATTGTCGCCAGGAAGGCGAGCCAGTATCCCAGAAAGTACTTATTGACCCACACTTCTTCATCAATCTTGGATCCAATGCCGTGGAACGAGTGGCCATCGTTGAAGTAGGTGGGTTTGAGCAGCTTGCCAGTCTTGGGCTCCCAGACGCCGTGCTGGGCCCAGATGCACATTCCAGGTAGCCATTCAGGTCCTCGAGTCCATCCGTAGATCTTGTCACACTCGGAGAAGTCCTTGAGCCATGCTAGAGTTCCCTTAGGCTCGATGACGACCGTGCCGTTCTTTGTGGCTCCAAAGGGTCCAAATTCATAGTTGTCCACCTCTACGGTCTCGCCCATTCCCATTCGCATGCATTCAAAGGCGGTGGGAGTGGGTCCAAGCCGCAGCTTTTGCGAATCGGGAATGGCGTGGATGTTCTCATAGCCAATCAGCCCGTGGTTGGGCTCGTTGACGGACTCCCAGCCAATGACCACGTTCTCCACCAGATGCTGGTCGACGGCAATGCGCTCGGCGAGGTGGCGTTTGGCAGCCAGAAACGACCCCTGCAGGTAGTCCTGGACGTTAACGCCGTTGATAATGCACTTGGGGGCAAAGTGGTTGCCTGCAAAGAAGAGTGTGAACATGACCTGGCACGCGAGCTTCTGGTAGTTGGTGCTCCAGATCATCTTAGGGAACTTGGATGGGTTGTCCCACAGGTTTTGGACCAGGGCAGAATGGGTGGTCATGCAGTGTCGGGGGTCTAAACCGGCAGCATACAGGGTCCAGAGGGGAGCGCCTGATCCGCCGGTGAAACGTGACCACACGTCCTGGTGCGGATCCATGAATGCAAACATACCGTGTTCTCCAATCTTTCGGAGCACGGCGATAGTGTAATCGATGAATTCTTCATCGTAGACTCCGGGGCCTTCGTGTTCTAGCGCCTCCCATGTGTAAATGTATCTGATGGTGTTGAATCCCCAGGCCTTGATTCGGGCAAAGTGTTCGTCTGCTTCTTCTAGGGGGAAAGGAGAGCCCACAAAAGAGACTGTTGTGTCGTAGAAGTCGTCTCCGGCCTTTTGTTGGGACGGTGTGAACGGTTTTGCAGGAAGCTTGGCGTCTGCTGCCACGTTGATTCCCCGCAGAATCACAGCTTTTCCGGACGGGTCGGTGAAGTTGCCCGTTTCATCGATGAGTAGTTGGAGACTCATGATTTAGATGTTGATTGATGTTGGAGCTAGGAAGTGTCTtggttgatgttgatgctAGGAAGTGGCCCAGTGAATGTCGTGATAGTGCGTCTAGTGGCGCGTCGAGTGGTGGTTCAAGTGATGTGGGTTCTGGTACGGGCCGTTGTGTAGGTAGCTGGCTTCTCGCCGTGGAATGTCTCAGACGCGTGATagagacaaggacaagagaCAGACAAGTTGAGGCTCGGGTTGAGCGAGATAAATCGCGCTGGCTTCTATTGGCGGGGTACGGGGTCTGTTTAGGCAGTGATCGGCATGGACGATGAAAAGCAACAATTCAAAAAGACAAAAGTCTGCTGTCTTCAAGAGCTACCCCACCCTTTTTCCCCACTGAAAGCTGTTCCCCCCGAACTTTGTATGAGTCGAGCGGCAGGGGTTTTCCTCGTGACAAATGGCGTTGAAGATAGGTGGGGTGGTGCAAAATTCGACTTTGAAGGGGTTTACAGGGTTGGAAATTTATTGACACGAAACTATGAGCACGTGATGGCTCATCTCGCGACTCTCCTCGAACGATTACTCATCAATAACCCCGGAAGACCCGTCAAAGTCGCAAATCTCGGACCTAAACCTCATACCCTATTCTGTCTCTTTCACATGACGTCATGCACCCCTAAAGTTTAACGTCACTGGGCACAAGCATGTTACCGCGCCTTACTGTGGGTTCCAAAGAAGTTCCAAACTTGATCCATCGTACTCGCCAATGCCCAAATACGTTATCGTGCCTGTGGCGTCGGTGGGATGCGGCAAGAGCACCGTTGGTAAGACTCTGGCGTCTGTGTGTGGCTTTGGACAGGTCCAAAACGACGACATCACCGGCACAAATCGACGTCCAAAGTTTCTCCAGGCcattctggagcagctggaaaGCCACCAGGTGGTCTATGCCGATCGAAACAACTCGTCGGTCAAGGAGCGCAAGGAGCTTGTAGACGGGTTGAGGAAGGAGCTGGGCAACGAGGTGGATATGGTCGGTCTGCAGTTTGTGCACAATCAACAGACGATTCCAGcgctcaagaagatcacACAGGAGCGGGTGTTTGCCCGTAAAGACCATCAAACCGTCTCCACCGCAACCCTGGCGCCCCAGAAGATTTACATGATTATGGGAGGGTTTATTAAACGACTCGAGCCATTCACAGACgcggaaaagaaggaaTACAAACTTATAGTGGACCTGCCGGTGGAGAAGGATAACACGGCTGACAACGTGCTCAggctgttggagaagattAAGGATAACTCAGCCACCGCTCCCATGCTTGAAGACCCCAAGTACACTGATCAGGAGGTCCGAGACACAGTCCAGAACCTCATTGTCAGTGAAACCAAGTCTGAAGAGGTGCTCcagaaggaaaaggaggagagagaaaagaaCAGAAAGCGCAAGCCTGCCGATAAAAGCAAAGGACCCCGGAAGAAACAGCCAAAGTTGACTTTCAACAAGggtgccaagaaggacttAGATAAGAGCTCCGGCGCTTAGAATAGATGTTGTGTATTGTATATAGATGTCGCATTTTGAGGTATGACCGATGTAATAGTACTGTTgtagcacttgtacaagtacttgtaattgtGATTTGCTCTTCATGGCCATTTCCAGATCGCTTGTCACACTACAATATGTCACCATACACATCCGAAACATAATGCATAACTGTCTCGTATAATTGAAACATGATATATTCAACAATTGTGGCGAACTTTTTTATAATAATATATCTTAATAGGGCACTACGAGTggttctacaagtacaagtacttgtcCGTGTAGTCTCCGATCTGTGACGGGACTCCAGACCAAGATTTCTGTAAGGATCACATCACTTGACTTACACCGTCCCAACAAAAGCAACTACAATACAGAATTTACTGAGACAAGAGCGTTGGGGCGATTGTCGtttctttctttttatGTATATTCACCCCATCGATCAGCTGGCCTGTCATGTGTCTCAAATGCATAGACGGACGGCAGAGACGAGGGTATGACATCATTGCTCCGAATCAACAGTATGCACTCGGACTGGATCTGTCTCATCACCCTTTTACTGTACAATCCAATCGACCTTGTTATTCCATTTGTGTCCTTTAATGCCTATCCTTCTCATTGTCACAGTGCTACTTGAACCCCTTCTCGAGCCGCAGACCctcgttctcctccttgagctccatcCATTGGACTCCCTGGCTCTCTCGCTTGACATTGTTCACCGTAGAGCTGATCACCAGAAGAGAAATAGCATCGTagcctcctgctccaggCACAACACCTCCAATGACTCCACTATAAGTGTTGCACTTGTTGAGCAATGCAGACTGCTCATCCGGCTCAATAGCAGCACCAGTCTCCCGtgtcatcttcttgagatGCTTTCGAATAGTGATAATGCATCGTGCTAGTTCTCCGAGAGGGTTCTGCAACATTATCATCTTTAGAGCGTTGAGAGGAGCAGCCTCGGCCAAAAGTTGTTCGTAGGCCTCGTTGTTAGTGAGAGAGAGCTTGCGCAGGTCGTTGAACAACTTGACCATGAGCATGTTGGCAGCGTTGAGATCTCTCCACACCATCTCGGCTTCTCGGGGCTTTGCTTTTCGCCATGCCATCACCTTGGCCACCATACCTGGAGTCTCAGATCCTCCCTGGACGTCTCCCATAAGCAGGCTGATTCCCGGCGGCAAGAAGGATGGTTCCAGAGTCACCTTCCACTTTTGATTAACGGTAGTTCTCAACAGAGCCCCGTATTCGGAGGTCCCTTCAGCTGCAATGACCATGTTCACGGACTCCGCCGGGAAACGTCTATAGACTAGAGAGCCACAAACGGCCGAAGCCACGTCAAATCCAGACCCAATCTTCTTCTGTGCCGAGCAGTGTGCAACCTGGGACAGGTTGTGAACGAGGTGGGTGTTATGCAAGGGATCAATGCCGTATGACTTGAGCAAAGCTGCCACAAGAACGGTGGTAAGAGCAGCGGAGCTACCGAGGCCCGTTTTAGGCACCTCGTGGATCGCCTTTTTGTGGTATGCAAACTGGCCTCTCTGCGTGCTGTCAATTTGCGAGTGGTACGCGTTGTCACTTTTGATGctgatgttgatgtggAGGTTTCGAGGAGGAACGTAATGCAGAACGGTGTTGACGGCCGCGTGAGCAAATGGGTTGTGTCCGATGGCCGTCAGCTGGCCGTTCGTGTAGTTGTAGGTCCATTCACCCTTGTCAAACTGCGGAGAGACGACATGgacagaggtggtggaggccTCGGAAGCCGAAACTGTCGCGTAAATACGCGCCGAGAGGCCCACGACGTATGCTGAATACGCCGGATCAATAACCAAATAACCGCCGCAAAGGAGGGCCTTTCCCGGAGCCGAATAGGTGGTCATTTCGTGTTTGAAGAGCCGGTCGAAGATCATGTTGTTTCGGGACACAAATATAAGCTATAGGGAGATTTACTTATGGGGTAGTTTAAATAAATTAAGGTTGGTGTTCCAGAGTTTGGATTTTTGACGAGTCGAATTTCGCTTACTAACGTTACAACATATCGTTACATTCGGTAAGGAACACTCACACCATATCACCACCTTCGGTATACAAAAATGAGCGAGGAAAAGTGTCCCGTCGACCATGAGAGCAGAAAGGTCTGGGCACGCAAGCTGGAGTCCAGTACGGAAAACGCCGCCTCCGGGACAGCTCAGCCCAAGGAGTGTCCTGTTGATCACACAAAGATGAAGAAGCCCGAAGTCGCTCAAACAGAAACCAAGGCTGCGGCGGAAGCCTGTCCTGTGGATCACGAGACTCGAGATGTCTGGGTCAAGCGTCAAAACGTGGCCTCCCACGGTTTAGCGGCTTCTGTAGATGTGGAGCCTTATGGAAACGCCGCCTTGAGCGAGCCCAACACCGGTCTGGATCAGCAACGAGAGATCTCGACCATCCCTCGAGCTGGCTCGGACTCTAACTGGGTGTATccttctcagcagcagttttTCAACGCCATGAAGCGCAAGCAGTGGGATCCCCAGGCCGAGGACATGCAGAGCATCGTTCCTATTCACAACGCCGTTAACGAGCGAGCATGGTACGAGATCCAGCGATGGGAGGGCCAAATGGCCGACAAGTGCGGTGGTCCTAAACTTGTGTCGTTCCAGGGCGACTCCAAGAAACTGACGCCCAAGGCCCGGTTCAACAACTGGTTTCTGGGCTATCAGAAGCCGTTTGACCGTCACGACTGGACCGTGGACCGATGTGGAACCAAGATCGACTACGTCATTGACTTTTACGAGGGCAAGCAGCTACCTGGCATGATTGGCATGCCTTCGTTCTACCTGGACGTGAGGCCCAAGGTGAACTCTCTGGAAGGTATTCGAATGCGAATTGCCAATATCTTTGGTTTCAAGTAGAACGCTCTCGAACGACAACTACTCACGTAACTTGTAATATGTACATAATATTAATACCTAAGGGGATCTATCATCAACTcgtagctacagtattgcTAGCAACCCACGATTGGTTACATAATCAGGTAGCTAATCACGCACATTCTTCAACCTTCTACAACACGTAATAGCGCTGCAATGTCATCAATTGAAGTGCCAGGGGGCCAAATAAACCATCGTCAGACGTACAATCTCATGGACTTTTATTCTATGTACATATTTCACATTTAGGGTCGGCCCATGAAGGATCCGCTGCTTCCAAGCTTCTGCATGTACTGTGTTAGCAGTGTCTTCCAATCCATAATTGCCATCCGCTCctctcatactcacctcTCCGACCTTGGTGTTGACGTCAAAGTACTTGGCGACACATCGGTCGAGACACAGACCCTCGTTGGCGTTGAGGTCGCCGGAAGAGTAGTCGGCCTTGATGCACTTCTCGTGGCAAGACTCAACCAGACGGTTGAACATGTCGGTGACCATGTCGAGCTCGGCCTCAGCGGcgagcagcttctggggGTTGCTAGGTCCGTTAGGGTTCTGGcctccgagtccaaggaaTGACATTTTGTGTGTAGTTGTTGTGGAGTTGATCTTGAAAAAAGGTCTGCGAAGTTTCGTCAGCAACTAAAATTTGCGAGGGTTAGGTGAGGTAAATGTAGTGTTATGAGAGGTAGGAAAATTGAAAACAGAGTTTGGGATAATTGGGGGTATTTTAAGAGAGGAGTTGAATATAATGAGGACAAGAAAATGTcgctcataacctgtaACAAACCCTTGATAGCACAGCCCACAACCCAAAAAACCGCAAGAAATTGCGGCccgatggtttagtggtatAATTCTCGCTTAGGGTGTCCTAGGCAATTTGCGAGAGGTCCCGGGTTCAATTCCCGGTTGGGCCCAAATTCTTCTTTCATCTCCcggtggccaagctggtttAAGGCGCGAGACTGTAATGGTATCATATTGTAATCTTGAGATCGGGCGTTCGACTCGCCCCCGGGAGATTCTTTTTGACCCTTGGCTGGGGTTATTGTTTTTGGCCTCCGAGACTTGGCCAGTGAGTTCTACAGTCTCAGCTTTCCTTTTCAGCTCACCATCTCAACCGTTTATATTGTCACATTCTGGCGATCTAAAATATATGCACCAGCCACGTGTGCCGTGCATATTCTTTCGCTTAGCTTTGTGGGGTTATTGTGGGTGATTAAGAGTGTATCTTGAGATGAGAGTAATTGGATGTTGTTTCTACAACTGAGACGATTCGATTAatactttttttctttctaTTTCCCATCATCCATCATCCCGTCAGGAAGGTGTTAAAAAAGATCGCTCAAAGCGCGCTCACTTAGAGTTGGCGATGACCGACAAAGGTGAAAAACTGGAGAGCAGATTTGAGGTCTTTGATGGGTTGTTTTGATCGATTTTTGGGGTGGAATACAAAAAGGAAGACCCATTCTCAATCCATACATGTTTATATCCTTGTAACTCGCCGAATACGACTTGTATCATCCCACTACGAAAGTAGACCCTGAAAAGTATATGAAGAGAGGGGGCACGAAGAGTGCATGAAGATGGTGTGGAATTGTAGCGTTGATAGAACGTAGTTAGATGGTACCGTGACATCAAAGTCCGTATAAGACCAACACTGACTCTTAACCTCTCTTAAAGGCTCACCAAAGCTCCTCTATGGCATAAAATCCCTCTCAAACGCTCAATACACCACCCTTGTAGCTTCCCCAGATAATTACAGCCACGTCATGTAAAACAAAGAGGGACCCTAACCACATGCACATGCAACTAAATAGTAACTAGGTTAGTAGGCgcgtacaagtaattaAGCATTTGGAAATCACACACGCGATTTCATCATTCTTCCtcacaacacacacatccaCACATACACGATGAAGCTGCCCAGCCTCGCCACAATTGCATGCCTAGTGCTCCCCGTGCTGGCCGACTATGGGCTGTCGGAAATGTACGAATTGTCGCTCCCCAACTCCATGGCATCCGATGACAGATTCAAGACGCATTTCTATGCCTCTGGATCTGCCGTTCTTACAAGCTCTGGGCCAGGCGGACGGTCTCAGATCGCGCTGACCGAGCTCGGCCGACCTAACCAGCGAGGAGCCGTTTCCGGCAACCAGCCCATCCCCTCCAAGGACTTCATCACTGAGGTATCTCTGGCTGTCTACGGACCCGTTCtccctggaggaggattcGGTATCTTCTTCACCCCCCAGCCCTACCAGAGCGGTCCCGTCTACGGCATGAAGGACAAGTGGAACGGGCTTGCTCTGATTCTGGACTCTGTAATCGGTAACGATGGAGAAGGCCATTTGCATGTCCATGACAACACTGGTGGAGACTACGCCGCGATGGACGCCTCCCAGGTTGAGAAGGACGCCCTGGCGCTGTGCAAGCTCAAGTACAGAAACACCGGAGCGCCTGTTAAAATTACAACCTATTACATCAAcggcaagctcaaggtCGAGATCAACGGTCACAAGTGCTTTGACGAGCGGCCTGTTGCTCTTCCCGACTCTCCCTACTTTTCCATCTCCGCTGCTTCCACCGAGGGACCCGACACTTTCGAGGTCTACTCTCTGAAAACTTACCGGGTCGACCCCAatggtgttggaggagctccCACCGAAAATACCCCTGTTgagcagaagcaggaggCTCCCCAggctcagcagcaacagcagcagcagcaacagcagcagcagcaacagcagactcagcagcagcctcctcagcagcagcttcaggaTGTTGCTACCTCGGAACACATTACTGAGcttgccaagaagctgattTCTGTGGAAGAAAAACTCGAGTCGTTCACGgacctcaagaagctgtccACTCTGTCAAATGACCTTGCCGTGCTCACCAACCGCATCGGAGTCATGGATCAGAAGCTGCGGGAAATGGAGGTCGAGGGCAAGGAGCACGTCCGGGAGCGAACCCAGGACACAAAGAACTACATTACCAACCACCTACAGGAAATCAAGTCGCAGTTGCACTCGCTGACTCAGACGTTCGACTCGCAGGTTAAGAACGAGCTGCGGTCGCAGTTCACTGACTTTTCGTCCGACAAGAAAAACCAGATCCCCTCTCTGTGGATCCCTCTCGTCGTCATTGTCGGCGCACAGTCGGctctcttcttcgtctATCTCAAGTCTCGAGGCAAATACGAAAAGTTGCTTTAGGGATGGAGACGGAGAGATTAAAAACACTGCCTTGTAAAGCTAGTAATGATTTTTGTTATTGTATCATCAGAAGAAAGTAGCGGCTATAAATTTAAATGTTACAAACGTACACACTGTGCGAGTGCAGTTTCCCCAAATCATCAACAACTCTACTACCGTATCAATACGAATTCTCGGTGTTATCCACACACttctgttgttgctgcatCCATTACCCCAACACTCCTCGTTGATATAAACATAGATTATTGTTAAATATTGTACACGTTAGACGTAGGTCTTTCTGTATCACACCTACTCCCTCTTTTCCTGGTCTCCCCTTTACATAAAGTTCTGGCCTCTCCAGCCCCCGCCGTTCACCTGGGGCTGGCCCTGAAACTGCTGTGGTGGCATGGGCATGCCTCCTGGCTGCGCCATGTGTCGTAGTTGCTGAGGAACCATCGGAGCCCCACCCATTCCTGTAGCGGCAATCTGACGCTGCTGATTCAACTGGTGGTCTAGAGGCAGCTGCTGCATCAGATGGTCAGGAATACCTTGACCAGGAACCATAGGCATTCCACCAGGTCCGGGCATGGCCCGCTTGAATCTGCTCTTGGGCGACTTGTCCTGCATGGCTCCCAGGGGCATACCAGGAACACCTGGCTGTCCCGGCCCTCCTGCTGTCACCTGGCCCTGTGCTGCGGCCTGCGCCCGCTGCTCCTGGGCGTACATCTGCTCTAGATACTCGTCCTTGCTGACTCCCATGGGCAGTTTTCGAATCTGCGGGGGTGGTTGTGACTGGGTGAGCTCCTCGGACACGTCCTGGAACGTCGGCTCAGCCTCATCGGGCGCCACAGACGAAGATCCTGAATGAGTGTCTAATGAAGTCGCGGCTGTAGAAGTCGACAGAATacctcctcggccacgTCGCTTCTTTGTGTTGACAATCACAGCCTCCTGCTCGACACTCTCTTGCTTTCGCTTCATCATCTGGGTCTGCGAAGTGGCATACACCTCGTTAGCGTCAAGCACCCCAAGATTGGGCTTCGAGGGCAGTTCCCCAGCGCTCTTAATCTGCCAGAAGTTCGTCCACATGTCTTTTCGGAATTTGCGCTGGCCGCCCAGGTACCGGTTATACTCCAGAGCTGAGTAAGACGCCTCGATTTCGGGGGCCTTGTAGTCGTGGAAAAAGTCGATCGACGCAATGTTGTATTTTGACGCCAGCGAGATATTACCTTGCTGGTAGTCCAGAGACCCTCGAATCGAGGTGCCGGGCATGTAGGTGGAGAGCAGGAGGTTTTTGAGATTTGCAGTTTCCACCTGggctgctgcagctgccGCATTGTTGATGGGTTGGTTGCTTGAGTCAGTGGCCAGTATGGCCGGAGCGGCAGGCACAACCGGGCCCGCACCACCCATCATCTGCTGCGATTGCTGTAGCTGCGCGTAGACGTGGGGGTGAACGTGAGCTGGGGTCTGCAGCGAGTTagcagcagaagctgcCGCTGAAGCGCCTGGAGGGGGTTGTCCAGCCATGGGATGCAGCGTGTTGGCTGTGTTGGGTGCACCAGGCATGCCTCCGGATGAAATACGGGGCATAGTAGACGACAACGAGGGGCGAGTCGCTGGCTGTGTGGGCACAGGTGTGGGTCCAGCAGGGGGCTTCTCTTTTCGTTTTTGGGCCTTGGGCAGGTTAGGAGGGTTGGGGGTGCCGTAGACCTCCTGGTTGTAGACGTGAGTGATCTGGCCCCGTCGGTCCATAATCACAGGGTCCGATTCAGTGAAGCCTTGCTCGATGGCAGCTGCCTCCCAGTAGTCATCTGTGACTCGCTTTCCGTCCACAATAGCACGTGCTCCAAACTGTCGGTAGATTGAACGAGCGGTAATGATTCCAATGACACGTGATCGGAACGAGTAGGGAAGGAGCCCCAGCGCAATcagagcctccttgtccttctggCTCGCAATCATCTTGTAAAGactcttgttcttgttgaacaATAAGTACGAGTCTCGAAagttgagctccttggcgCACTCGGTGGCCATCATAAACAGCTTCGATCCGCGTCCCGGCAGCTTGAACGTGTTCATCCGGAattctcggcctccttggggtcgtcCATCCAGGTCGATTTTCTTCTCGCCTTCGGGGTCAAACTCCGATACCACGAACTCGTCGCCCTCGGGAGTCAATTCCGAAAGGACCATCATGGCCGGCAATTGAAGGGTTTTTTCGAGCGCCATTGCAGATGTGCTCACTCGGCTGTGACGTAGTTAATGCGTGGACCTGAACGCGTGTttggtgttggtgatgatgagcGATTGAGGGTATGGGTGGGCTTAGTTGATTTAAAGTTTTGACAATTGACACGAGGAGCCCGACAAAATGTCCGCCAGGGAGACACTAAAGGGTTGCGGTATGTGAGGTTGGGAAGATATTGTTGGTGGACAAGAATAGTGCCCTTGAGCCGTATGCTATCCAAACACCTTTTCTTCTACTTCATTCGAAACACCAGGCAGTTTCAGCCAGCACACTCTACTCGGTCCTGAGTTTGCTTTGTGGAATGTCGTTGTGTGTTCGATTCCAGATTGTGTTGTAATTGCCGTTGGAGTGCTGCGGAATGAGTGATCAATGCGAACCCGTTTCCATATTGCTATTAAAATACGGACACAAATTGAAGTTCTCCGCTCCTATAAATGAGCCCACAAACTCAGACCATGTCCCTCAacatcaacctcaacacAGGTCCACTTCTACAGTAACATCATGGCTCGCCAATCTCGTATTTTTAGCACGTAAGCCGCACAACGGGTGATTGTGGCAGTGGTTTTTTGAGATTTCTTTGATAAAATAATTCACTTGGAGCCATTGTTAGCAGGAATTAGCACACCGTTATACATGACTGTCCTGTGTATAGCCTGCGGTGTTGAATGATGGGGAGGATAAGCCGTTTTTCGACAGACCGAGAAGGTTTCCTCTGCAGCATTTCTCAGCCTTCCATCTTCAACATGCCAGATACCGTGCTCGAAATTTTCGGACAGCCTCCCCTCAATATTTATACCCAAATATGTCTATGTTACAGCATGGATAAGGCACGTCGAAGCGAGATTGTGCACATTTTACAATCCGGTTTAGTCAGATTGACTGAATCCTTCCCATGGATAGCTGGTCAAGTGGTAAGAGACGATACCTCTGGCTTATTCAAAATCACCACGCTTGGGAAAACACCAAGACTGGTTGTGAAAGACGTCACTGATACAGCCCTCCCTATGGAACAACTCAAAAATGTTCAGTTTCCGTTTCGAATGATGCACGAAACTGATCTAGCACCTCGAAGTACGATTCCGGGACTGTTCAGTGAGTCAGAGCATAACCCtgtgtttcttcttcaagcCACTTATATTGATGGGGGTCTTCTTTTGACGTTTCTAGGTCATCATCAAGCCATCGATGGCACTGGACTAGCCCAGATCGTGTCTCTATTGTCAAAAGCATGCAATGGAGAGCCGTTtactgaggaggagaagataaTGGGGAACATGGAACGTGATAACATTGTGCCTCTGTTTTCTGAGATTGAAAGGTTGCGGTACGGAGACCTTTATGAGAAGCTCAAACATCAGATCGTGCCAAAGTACACTCCCACAACCAGCGAGAATCCACCAAGTTGTTCATGGAGATACTTCATCTTTTCAGGTGATTCTCTTTCCAAACTAAAACAACTTGCTTCTCAAAATCTGACAACAGGCATCCCATTCGTATCCACTGACGATAGTCTCACAGCCTTTGTCTGGCAAGCAGT
This genomic interval from Yarrowia lipolytica chromosome 1E, complete sequence contains the following:
- a CDS encoding uncharacterized protein (Compare to YALI0E06149g, similar to uniprot|P40566 Saccharomyces cerevisiae YIR007w, similar to Saccharomyces cerevisiae YIR007W; ancestral locus Anc_7.172), with the protein product MSLQLLIDETGNFTDPSGKAVILRGINVAADAKLPAKPFTPSQQKAGDDFYDTTVSFVGSPFPLEEADEHFARIKAWGFNTIRYIYTWEALEHEGPGVYDEEFIDYTIAVLRKIGEHGMFAFMDPHQDVWSRFTGGSGAPLWTLYAAGLDPRHCMTTHSALVQNLWDNPSKFPKMIWSTNYQKLACQVMFTLFFAGNHFAPKCIINGVNVQDYLQGSFLAAKRHLAERIAVDQHLVENVVIGWESVNEPNHGLIGYENIHAIPDSQKLRLGPTPTAFECMRMGMGETVEVDNYEFGPFGATKNGTVVIEPKGTLAWLKDFSECDKIYGWTRGPEWLPGMCIWAQHGVWEPKTGKLLKPTYFNDGHSFHGIGSKIDEEVWVNKYFLGYWLAFLATIRQVNKDWLVLMQAPVMQVPPDLVNHPEFNDKRIVYSPHYYDGLTLMNKKWNRLYNVDVVGILRGKYPSIVLGLRVGESAIRNCLRDQLRFLRKEGLAKIGNFPCLISEIGIPYDMDDKYAYRTGDYSQQIRALDANQYALEGSKLHYTLWVYTASNNHKWGDNWNGEDLSLYSKDDAAKQLQKYGGATQTLTNGSADGSQSSEETPPPTYTSYASYYLDSSYLGKTSIGKSIKGRVSSIKGAIRRRNKTAAVPLSSHGDAFKPPPEYVLGARAGEAFIRPCPQVISGKLDSYGFDLQKSVFTLKIKGAACGENDKCEGKLLPTTIYLPHYHFLQWATGVSTSSGKWEYDENTQILTWWHYEGPQQLQVKGNIRFITDYIDTANNLSSSQCRSQ
- a CDS encoding uncharacterized protein (Compare to YALI0E06171g, some similarities with uniprot|P09880 Saccharomyces cerevisiae YJL087c TRL1 tRNA ligase) translates to MPKYVIVPVASVGCGKSTVGKTLASVCGFGQVQNDDITGTNRRPKFLQAILEQLESHQVVYADRNNSSVKERKELVDGLRKELGNEVDMVGLQFVHNQQTIPALKKITQERVFARKDHQTVSTATLAPQKIYMIMGGFIKRLEPFTDAEKKEYKLIVDLPVEKDNTADNVLRLLEKIKDNSATAPMLEDPKYTDQEVRDTVQNLIVSETKSEEVLQKEKEEREKNRKRKPADKSKGPRKKQPKLTFNKGAKKDLDKSSGA
- a CDS encoding uncharacterized protein (Compare to YALI0E06237g, similar to uniprot|P87108 Saccharomyces cerevisiae YHR005ca TIM10 subunit of the TIM22-complex); translation: MSFLGLGGQNPNGPSNPQKLLAAEAELDMVTDMFNRLVESCHEKCIKADYSSGDLNANEGLCLDRCVAKYFDVNTKVGEVSMRGADGNYGLEDTANTVHAEAWKQRILHGPTLNVKYVHRIKVHEIVRLTMVYLAPWHFN
- a CDS encoding uncharacterized protein (Compare to YALI0E06215g, similar to DEHA0G19305g Debaryomyces hansenii and uniprot|Q00873 Saccharomyces cerevisiae YKL087c CYT2 holocytochrome-c1 synthase) is translated as MSEEKCPVDHESRKVWARKLESSTENAASGTAQPKECPVDHTKMKKPEVAQTETKAAAEACPVDHETRDVWVKRQNVASHGLAASVDVEPYGNAALSEPNTGLDQQREISTIPRAGSDSNWVYPSQQQFFNAMKRKQWDPQAEDMQSIVPIHNAVNERAWYEIQRWEGQMADKCGGPKLVSFQGDSKKLTPKARFNNWFLGYQKPFDRHDWTVDRCGTKIDYVIDFYEGKQLPGMIGMPSFYLDVRPKVNSLEGIRMRIANIFGFK
- a CDS encoding uncharacterized protein (Compare to YALI0E06193g, similar to uniprot|P24521 Saccharomyces cerevisiae YMR220w ERG8 phosphomevalonate kinase, similar to Saccharomyces cerevisiae ERG8 (YMR220W); ancestral locus Anc_8.737) is translated as MIFDRLFKHEMTTYSAPGKALLCGGYLVIDPAYSAYVVGLSARIYATVSASEASTTSVHVVSPQFDKGEWTYNYTNGQLTAIGHNPFAHAAVNTVLHYVPPRNLHINISIKSDNAYHSQIDSTQRGQFAYHKKAIHEVPKTGLGSSAALTTVLVAALLKSYGIDPLHNTHLVHNLSQVAHCSAQKKIGSGFDVASAVCGSLVYRRFPAESVNMVIAAEGTSEYGALLRTTVNQKWKVTLEPSFLPPGISLLMGDVQGGSETPGMVAKVMAWRKAKPREAEMVWRDLNAANMLMVKLFNDLRKLSLTNNEAYEQLLAEAAPLNALKMIMLQNPLGELARCIITIRKHLKKMTRETGAAIEPDEQSALLNKCNTYSGVIGGVVPGAGGYDAISLLVISSTVNNVKRESQGVQWMELKEENEGLRLEKGFK